ATCAAACCCGATAACCAGATAGGTATTCAATGAGTGATGTTCGCGTTCGTTTTGCCCCTTCACCGACGGGGTATCTCCATGTCGGTGGCGCTCGTACCGCGCTGTTCAATTGGCTATGGGCTCGCCGTACCGGGGGAAAATTTCTCCTGCGGATCGAAGATACCGACCAGCAGCGTTCAACTCCCGAAGCAGTTGAGGCAATCCTTGTCGGAATGAAGTGGCTCGGGATGGAACCCAATGAACCGATTGTTTATCAAATGGCTCGGCATCAGGAACACAAAGAGTTGTGCCTCGAGTTGATCGAGCGGGGTGCCGCTTATGCTGATTTCTCCGACCCGGCGGTCGAAGCGGCAAAGCGGGAAACCTTACAAGCCGAGAAGAAGCAGTACAAGTTCGACGGTAGTGCATATCGAAACGTCCCCCTCGCCGAGCAAAAAGTGCGGATGGCAGCCGAACCGGGGCAATATGCGATTCGTCTCCGCATTCCGGATAGCGGAGCAACCAGTTGGAAAGATGTTGTCCATGGTGAGATTGTCGTCAACCATAGCGAGCTCGACGATTTCATTATTCTCCGCCGTGATGGTTCACCAATTTACAATTTAGCGGTGGTCTCCGACGACCATTTCCAACGGGTTACGCTGATTCTGCGCGGTGACGATCATATCTCGAATACTCCAAAACAGATTCTCATTTATCAAGCGATGGGATGGGATGTCCCCCAATTCGGACACCTCCCGATGATTTTGGGTCCCGATAAGGTAAAATTATCGAAACGGCACGGTGCAACGGCGGTTGGTGATTACGGCGACATGGGGCTCTTGCCGGAAGCGATGATAAATTTCCTCGCACTGTTGGGTTGGTCGCCGGGTGATGATACCGAGGTGATGTCGCAAGAGGAATTGATTAAACGATTCGCGCTTGAACGGATTATGCCGAAAGCCGCCGTCTTCGATTTACAGAAACTGTTTTGGTTGAACGGGCAGCACATCGGAAAGAGCGAACCGGCATTCCTGTTCGAGAAGTGCGGTGGCGTAAATGCTTTCCATCGCGAGCTGGATGATACTGTCACGACCGCTATATATCTTTGGAAAACCCGGGTCCGGAAACTTGATGAGTTGGTCACTGCCGCCAAAGTCGTATGGGAAGATCCGGTCGAATTTGAAGCGGAAGGAGTAAAGAAACAGTTTTCCGATGCTAAAGTCTACGAGCGGATGACGAATTTATCCGATGCATTTTCCGAACTGACCGAATTTACTCATGAGTCAACTGAAGGAGTGCTTCGGCAATTGGTGGAAGCAGAGACTGCTGCAACTGGCGAAAAGGTCGCTGCCGGGAAGTATATTCACCCATGCCGCTTACTGCTGACCGGACGAACGGTTGGTCCCGGTCTGTTTGAACTTGTGGTAGCAATCGGGAGGGACGCTTGCATTCGCCGGTTAAGGAAACGTATCACAAATTGAACCACTGCAACCTTTCCTTTTCGACATGCAACTAAACCAAACGAAC
This genomic stretch from bacterium harbors:
- the gltX gene encoding glutamate--tRNA ligase, with amino-acid sequence MSDVRVRFAPSPTGYLHVGGARTALFNWLWARRTGGKFLLRIEDTDQQRSTPEAVEAILVGMKWLGMEPNEPIVYQMARHQEHKELCLELIERGAAYADFSDPAVEAAKRETLQAEKKQYKFDGSAYRNVPLAEQKVRMAAEPGQYAIRLRIPDSGATSWKDVVHGEIVVNHSELDDFIILRRDGSPIYNLAVVSDDHFQRVTLILRGDDHISNTPKQILIYQAMGWDVPQFGHLPMILGPDKVKLSKRHGATAVGDYGDMGLLPEAMINFLALLGWSPGDDTEVMSQEELIKRFALERIMPKAAVFDLQKLFWLNGQHIGKSEPAFLFEKCGGVNAFHRELDDTVTTAIYLWKTRVRKLDELVTAAKVVWEDPVEFEAEGVKKQFSDAKVYERMTNLSDAFSELTEFTHESTEGVLRQLVEAETAATGEKVAAGKYIHPCRLLLTGRTVGPGLFELVVAIGRDACIRRLRKRITN